The Thermoflavifilum sp. genome contains a region encoding:
- a CDS encoding RNA pseudouridine synthase, whose protein sequence is MPVSRPEIIREEAEWLAVNKPAGWLSVPDRFDPQQPHLYGWLKQRYHELFIVHRLDKDTSGVMLFARTGRAHHLLCQQFASRRVYKVYLGIVEGRVNFQEITLDIPISPDSRTAGKMRIDNFGRQAVTHLRVKELFTRYSFLEIIPATGRTHQIRVHLQHAGFPLVADPVYGTGRPLMASALHRHFRHKADEKPLLTRTALHAAVIEFTDPEGEKQRIEAPLPKDMKAALYQLRKSTCIVPGKKTNPPDT, encoded by the coding sequence ATGCCGGTATCACGTCCTGAAATTATTCGGGAAGAAGCTGAATGGCTGGCAGTGAATAAGCCTGCCGGCTGGCTGAGTGTGCCCGATCGATTCGATCCACAACAACCTCACCTCTATGGCTGGCTGAAGCAACGTTATCATGAGTTGTTCATCGTGCATCGACTGGATAAAGATACCAGTGGGGTGATGCTTTTTGCCCGTACCGGACGCGCTCATCACCTCCTCTGCCAGCAATTCGCTTCACGTAGGGTGTACAAAGTATATCTCGGTATCGTGGAAGGGAGGGTCAATTTTCAGGAAATAACGCTCGATATACCCATATCGCCCGACTCGCGTACAGCTGGCAAAATGCGGATCGACAATTTCGGACGACAGGCCGTTACGCATTTGCGCGTAAAGGAACTATTTACGAGGTACAGCTTTCTGGAGATCATCCCTGCAACCGGACGTACCCATCAAATTCGTGTACACCTCCAACACGCCGGATTCCCCCTGGTTGCCGATCCTGTTTACGGCACCGGCCGTCCCTTAATGGCTTCGGCGCTTCATAGGCACTTTCGACATAAGGCCGATGAAAAACCGTTGCTGACACGCACCGCACTGCATGCAGCCGTGATTGAGTTTACCGATCCCGAAGGTGAAAAACAGCGGATAGAAGCACCTCTGCCTAAAGACATGAAAGCTGCACTTTACCAATTGCGGAAAAGCACTTGTATCGTTCCAGGTAAAAAAACAAACCCGCCCGACACCTGA
- a CDS encoding pseudouridine synthase gives MARKKIRPSESARHVGRLQQPVDGRKPDTMPLNKYVAHCGICSRRKAAELIRQGHVQVNGNTILEPGFQVTGREHITYNKKPIKPAQQKVYILLNKPKGYLTTTHDPKNRKTVMELVQTAYSGRLFPVGRLDRNTSGLLLLTNDGELAQKLAHPSYEVKKIYELRLNKPLAESHFQQILDGVMLEDGVAKVDALAYLDATRKNLGLEIHSGKNRIVRRIFAALGYEVEKLDRVMYAGLTKKNLPRGKWRYLTEKEVIWLKHFHPS, from the coding sequence ATGGCTCGAAAAAAAATACGCCCATCCGAATCAGCCCGGCATGTAGGCCGTTTGCAACAGCCGGTGGATGGACGGAAGCCGGACACGATGCCCTTGAATAAGTATGTGGCCCATTGCGGGATATGTTCCCGGCGAAAAGCCGCGGAACTCATCAGGCAAGGGCATGTTCAGGTTAATGGCAACACCATCCTGGAGCCCGGCTTTCAGGTGACGGGCCGTGAACATATTACCTATAACAAAAAGCCCATCAAGCCGGCTCAACAAAAGGTTTACATATTGTTGAACAAACCTAAGGGCTACCTTACTACCACACACGATCCCAAAAACCGCAAAACCGTAATGGAACTCGTGCAAACAGCTTATTCTGGTCGTTTGTTCCCTGTAGGCAGGCTCGATCGCAATACTTCCGGGTTACTTTTGCTCACCAACGATGGAGAGCTGGCACAAAAACTGGCTCATCCCAGCTACGAGGTAAAAAAAATCTATGAATTACGTTTGAATAAACCCCTTGCTGAATCTCATTTTCAACAGATACTCGACGGGGTCATGCTGGAAGATGGTGTAGCAAAAGTCGATGCCCTGGCCTATCTGGATGCTACCCGAAAAAATCTTGGACTGGAAATTCATAGTGGTAAAAATCGGATTGTGCGGCGGATATTTGCTGCTTTAGGCTACGAAGTGGAGAAACTCGACCGGGTGATGTACGCCGGACTGACCAAAAAAAATTTGCCCAGGGGCAAGTGGCGTTATCTCACAGAAAAAGAAGTGATCTGGCTGAAACATTTTCATCCATCCTGA
- a CDS encoding peroxiredoxin, which produces MSLRLGDTAPNFKAQTTQGEIDFYEFLGNSWGVFFSHPADFTPICTTELGRTAQLADEFAKRNARIIAISVDPLDSHKKWVEDINEVGKTQVQYPIIADPDRKIATLYDMIHPNASETHTVRNVFIIDPDKKIRLILVYPPSIGRNFYEILRALDALQLTAQYPVSTPVDWKEGEDVVIAPSLSDEEARKRFPKGFRVVKSYLRFTPQPNK; this is translated from the coding sequence ATGAGTCTCAGACTTGGCGACACAGCCCCGAATTTTAAAGCCCAGACAACACAGGGCGAAATTGATTTCTATGAATTTCTCGGTAATAGCTGGGGTGTATTTTTCTCACATCCTGCCGATTTTACGCCCATCTGCACCACGGAACTGGGACGTACGGCGCAACTGGCCGATGAATTTGCCAAACGCAATGCAAGAATTATTGCCATCAGTGTGGACCCGCTCGATTCGCACAAAAAATGGGTGGAAGATATCAATGAGGTAGGGAAAACACAGGTGCAATATCCGATCATTGCCGACCCGGATCGGAAAATTGCCACCCTGTATGACATGATTCATCCGAATGCTTCGGAAACGCATACCGTTCGGAACGTGTTTATCATTGACCCTGACAAAAAAATTCGGTTGATACTGGTTTATCCACCATCCATTGGTCGGAATTTCTATGAAATCTTACGGGCACTGGATGCCCTGCAGCTTACGGCACAATATCCGGTGTCCACGCCAGTCGACTGGAAAGAAGGAGAAGATGTGGTGATTGCACCGTCCTTATCCGATGAAGAAGCACGCAAACGCTTCCCGAAAGGGTTCCGGGTCGTAAAGTCCTATCTGCGTTTTACGCCACAGCCCAACAAGTAA